gtgttaTTTCTTGGAGACATACTTTAAAATTTCTAGATTCTTTTCATAAATTACTGCTTCTGGAAAGACAATATTTTTCTGAGAGATACAGAACTCTAGTGGTTTTTCAAGTCCATCTGCTGAATGGAATTCAgccaggaagaggagaaaatctTCAAATGGCTGGCATAGTCAGTCATGATGGAACAGCtcaatttgaagaaaaaatattcattataCAATTTCTCTAAAGGGAATGCTCTATACAAATCTAAATTAGAAACTAGTAGAAAACACCATGGAGATGTGTATAACTCAATCCAAACTTACTGGCAagtattattattactattattattattattattattagtctTAGACACATTGAAAAttattccctttcccttccctccttctccagcagaaTCCTTTGGTTAGAAAACACCAAATTAccaaaaatatccatttttgGTGCCTTTAACCAGATCCCGTATAGGGTAAATTTCCTCTCATGTACCTGTATCAGCAACTTACTGCCAATATGGCACACAAGaatcctgctccttttccttgtAAAAGGTAGACTAAAAGGTCAGCTTAATGGATTGctaaatttcagaaaataatgtaCCATGACCAGGTTTACTGCTTCCCAGCAAAAATCATTACAGGAAAACTCCACTCTGCATTCACAGCCAAAATGGGAGGCATCCCCACAAGTGACAAAACAACAATCCTTAAATCATATCACATGAACTACTTAATTCCTTTTGTTCTGTGAACAGAGGAGTGTTTGGGGCATAGGTTAGAATAAGAAACTATAGTTATATTATTAACAAGTAGATTAATCATTTTAATAACCAGAAACCTAATAGCAGCAAAGAAAACTGATTCACAGCATGTGTCAGAATAATGCTAGTGTAAAATAATAACATGAAAGGAGACAAATTGTCCCAGAGAACATTTTACTCATGAGCAGTATTATTTAGTCTGTGTTCTTAGTCAAATTTGGCATACTCACaactttcaaaaggaaaaagaaaacaggaaaaaaccccatagcCACACTCCCCAGGCAGAAAAGGCaggtaataaaaaaattctcatcCAACATGCGGGTGATTTGATTActtatttttagtgttttttgGTCTGCCACTTTCTCTAAGTAAGATCACATTCATCTTTCATGGACATATGTTCACACCCATTCAGACCCTGTCCTTTTAGCCAGACTGGACCACACACAATAATTTTTAGTACTGATATATAACAATGCATTTATAATTTCAAGAATTTAAAACATGTTCTAGCTCACACATTTCTGACAAGCTTAAGGCAATTAAAAGTCTaaccagcccagccttttatgTAAACTAATGGCTTAGGCAGCTCTAGGTGCTATTTGGGGGCTTCTCAACAATCTAGTTATcttccattaaaaaacaaaaagagaagataaaaaggGTAAAAGACCTGCAATTCCAGACAGTAGAACAGTCTCTGAAAGTAGCTGGCTAAAATTTTACTTAACAATgacttagaaaaaaaacaaaacctaaaaaccTGCAATATTATTGTACTCAGTAAATCACATAGACCTTTAATTCTGGTCAATTTGTATTCTGGCATAACTTGACACACAAAACAGATCAACTCTTTCACAAGCACAGCTTTTCTTCACACCatttaataaagcaaacaaatgttAGGAGTAAACACAGTATTTATCTGCACATAAGGCAACTGAGCTCAGTTGAACAGCCTGTAACCTTTCTTGCAGGGAAGATGTGCAATTTTCAAACACCTTTATAGGAagctctttttgtttgtttacaggAAACACTGTGtaatcagaaattaaatcctTCCAGCTGACAAGGATACTCAGCATAATCCTGCTAAGAGATGCTTGGAGATATTTCTGTACACAGCTACATTTTAGTACAAATACTTCTCTCTGCATCAGAATGTGTAAGTAAATAAGTACAGACAGTGCATAAGGCTACAAAATTCTGGAAGCTTGCTGTGAATTCTATATATGCTACAGCAAGCTGTGCACCTGCTCTTAATGACACAGATAAGCATAATAGATGATTTTATAACAATGATTTATTACTGAATATTGATTGAAGTGGCTTAATTCTGAAATAAGAGAAAGGTGTTTGGCTTTTAGCATTTGAGTAAGATGCACAAAGtttcttccttgttttaatTACAAGTTTCAGCATTGCTGACAACAGAGCTAGATGTAGGGAAGTGTCACTTACCAGAACTGAACACTGAGTGGTGCTGTTTGAACAAAAATAGATAGAATTTGGTCATTAAAAGTTTGGGATTTGCTAAATAACTTTTTGAGTAATAACGTTTTgggttaaaaaacaaacaggaaagagCCAAGTTTTATGTGAATTACTGTCAAAGCTGCCTGATGATAAGATGCAGCCCAGCTGTCCATgcaaaaaaccattttcttttaatctttgtAAGTTGTCCTGCATTGAAACCTCACAATAGCAAGCTTGCAAGAAAACCGTGACAGTGGTAAAAGGATTAAATGTGTTGTGCAAGGATTTACACCTTCTCTGTAGATCATAGGCTTAGCCtatctggaaaataaacacagggCATAGTCACTTAGCTTAACTTGCCATGTAGATTTCAAACCAAGATaataacaaagcaaaacatctACAATAAAAAACATTCATGTGATACATTCACTCCCTCTAAACACTAGGAGGTTTTTCACAACAAGGAAGGTAAAACACCAGCACAGGTTTCTCAGAGaggttgtggctgccccatccccagaaatgctcaaggtcaggttggatggggcttggagcaccctgcTCTGGTGAAGGTATCCCTGGCAGGGAAGGGTTGAAACGAGACGATTTTAAGGgttcctttcaacccaaactattctatgattgACAGCATTCACCAACAGTGCAGTGATTATGAACTAATTTGTTGTGTTAAACAAGTGCACATCTTTGTCTAAGACGCAGTGCAGAAGGCGGGTGCCCGAGGAGGCTCTGGCCTGAGAGGCTCTCACTGCTCTGTAGAACACACATGGTATGTGCTGGAACACACGTGGTATGTGCTGGAACACACATGGTATGTGCTGAAACACACGTGGTATGTGCTGAAACACACGTGGTATGTGCTGAAACACACGTGGTGGTAAGTGCTGGAACACACATGGTAAGCGCTGGCACAGAGCGAACAGCCTCAGGCTCTGGTGGAGCTCACACTGGGAACTGCTCCCCCGAAAGGACTGGCAAGCACTGGAAcgagctgccagggcagtgctggagccacCACGCCCGGGGGTATTTATTTATGtgcacttggggacatggtgcCGGGAGGGCCGGGCAGTGCTGGATTCACAGTGGGAAGGGACGATCTAAACGCTCTTGTGCCCGGTCAAACACTCCATGATCCCATGGCCCCGCTCCGCCCTCAGCGCCACTCAGGCCCcacccctgccccctccccccctgcctgGCGCGAGCTGGCCAATCGCATAcctgcccttcccaggctggCCAATCGCCGTCCAGCCCTCCCCGGGCTGGCCAATCGCAGCCCCTCCCTACGCGGACTGGCCAATCGCAGCGCGGCGCGGTCGCTATGGCGACGCGGGacgcggcccggcccggccatGGCTTCCTACCGCCTGGGGGTCCGCATCGGGAACTGGCTGGAGGACGAGATCGCTCAGCAGGTACCGCCGTCCCTGGGCACCGCCGTCCCCGGGCACCGCCGCCTCCCCCGCTCCGGGCTGCGCCCCGGCTCGCTAAATCCACTTTATACGCGAGATCGTGGGTGCTGGATAACATATCTGCTCTCTCCTTTGCCAACAGGACCTCCTGAAGGATTTTATCCGTAAGAGAGAGAAAGGACAACTTTTTGTACAGAGATTGGCCAGACttaaagagaatattttcaagaaggtaatttttaaagaaggtTGTGTCCACCTCCCCATGACCCCTGCAAAGTGGCATAACACCTATTATTGTTCTGCATGCACTAAGAATGCTGTggaaattatatactaaaataCTTCTGATGTTAGGTTCAGATAATTCTGTAAAGTACCATGTAAATTCTAATTTAGGTAGAGCTGTCAGTATCCTCTGATGGATTTGTTCACTTTGGAGATACCGTGTTGCTTGTGAACCCAGACAGCAAATCCTCGGAGGAGAGGGACCCCGAACTGCGTGGTGATGTCACTCTGGCTGTTGACATGGAAGAAGTGTCCCTGTACTCAGATGAGCCCCTGCAGATCTCTCGTGGACTCAGTGCAGTCAAGAGGGTGGACCCCATAGGTCGAAATGCTTTCTGTATTGTAAGGTCTGCTACCTTATTCCAAGTTGTTTTCAATTAGTAGTTTATCTTTAGGTATCTTGTTTTGAGAAATACACAGCAAAGTTTGCTAATATACAAAGGAATATGAGTAAATTTAGTTAAGAAAGAGTCTTCAATCATGCATTAAGCTTGATTCTACACTGCATATTACTCTGATTAATTCCAAGGACCTCTAAATCAGCTTAAGTTTGAAGACAGAATCAAGTTCAGTGTATCATTTGGtaaattctgcagctgtttttatTCCAGTTGCAGACAAAACATGTCCAAATATCACTAGTATTAATATTCACTCTCCTGCAAGCAGAAACACGTGtcattgcttttgctttccatGAAGTGGCTCTGTTCTAAAAAATCCAGCATATTCTCTCTCTCAAATATATAGAACAGAAGAACAGGGTCCTGCTCAATAGTCAAAAGTTCAGCCTCAGGTTAAGATATTTTACCTATTTTAAAAGGTAAACAGCACAAAATGTTGCCACAAAGCAACATCTAACTGTAGCccaaaacagacaaaaccccTAAACAATAGTAAAACTGATATTTGAATGTAccttttttcaattttaacaGTGTTGATGGAAGTGCAGTGGGTGAACCACTTAGATACGGGCAGAACTTTCTTCTTGGGACAAAAGGAGGGGTTTCTGACAAACTGGTAAGGCCACAAAGTTACAAATGGCAGTGGTAGCATGTACTGATAATGTGCATTGAATCCCTCTCCAAGAATAGATATATAAAGCTGTACACTGGTGCAATGTCTTAGTTTTACAAAACAGGCTCAGAATCATGCATTGATCAAGACAATCAATACCTAATTAGAAAGTTCATGCTACTTACCTGAGGTCAAGTGTGCAGACCAAGGGGGCTGTTAGCCAGAATGACTGAATAAAGGAAAtctaaaaaggaaagagaaagaaatcacaaaTAGATTGTGAATCATGAAAGAATTCTTCAAGGAGATTTTAGGGTTCTGTCACTTTGAACAACTCACTTAGGTATTGGAgttgatgatccttgtgggtcccttccaactcagaatattctgtgaaactCCAAAATGAGAAGATTTCCTTTCTTGTGCAGATAATCTGTAGTAGGAATATAAAGTCATGCATTATTCCATCACTCTGAGGAAGCAGACTTCTATTAAATGGTAACATTCTTTCCCTCTGCAAATTAAAAGCAAGTAAGGTATTACACGTATGTATGCACTCAAAATAAATCACCAcaactttgaaaatgttttccttctcaaCAATCACtttggtgaaataaaaatatttggaatgaaaattcagttttaaattagTATTCACAAATCTGCATATAGAATAACTACTTAATGAGTTTATCAACAGTATAGAATCTATCCTATGGGTTTTGCCTGCATAGTTTTAGCTGGGAAGACTGATCTGTCAGGAGCCTAGAGAAAAGTTTTTGttcaaaaatatgtttcaaaatTGCATATCTTGTTTCTTTTACATTAATACTGTCCTTAATATATatctttttttacagttttatctGGCAAGTGACCACAAAACATTTAGAGATTTTGCTAATAAATCTCGCCTTCAGAAAGTATTTCTGACAGCTGAGCTTTCCTATTTGACTTTCTGGCAAGCAAAGTGCTTGGATCCACAACTGCGTCTTGAACATGAAGGATTTCCAGTTCCTGTAAGAAATTAAAACTGTAGGAAATGTTATGAATATTTAATTGAAACAGGTGGactactgggaaaaaaaagttatgttgATTTTATTCACATATTTCCCTCATGCCAGTTCTGACCTCTACTTTtaggaaggaggagagggaaggaacaATCTCTTTAATTAGGAATCTGCttataaaaattgtttctaCTGTTCATTTTGAGGCTGACTCGTTCAGTTTTTCTCACCAGAAATTTTCAAAGCTTGACATTATAATGTTGTGAGGGTGCATTACTTAGCTGTTTTTCCAACCTTTTGAGGCAGTAAATTCTGTTTCCAATATTTGGAGATGCAGTTAACTAAGAAGTCCTGTACATTAAAGGTCTAATAAAATTCTCAAGGCATCTGAATAAATGGAtgattttccaaatgttttcagccttttgtaaatacagtattttcctGTACCAGATAACTGCTAGGCTTCCTGAAGTGGTGTACAAGAGAGTATCACAAATACAATTGTTCCTTCCCAGCCTTGAACTAAGACACATTTACATGAATAAGCTCACTAATAAACACAGTCAAAATTAACTAATTGTTAAAGACAGTCTTTATTCACAGTAttggtttaaaaatgtttgtcaAGTGTCTTcccttgctcttttttttccaggcagaaaCTAAGATTGTTATTACTCATTGCTACACCAATCGCAACTTAGCTGTTCCAAGGACCTTCTGTGTGTGGTAAGAGTAACTTACAACTGGCAGGGGAGTGCACAATGATGGGCCAACAGCAAGAATTACTGTGAGGAACAAGAGAAGTGCTTTAAGAACACActgaggaaatggaaaataatggaaaatgcCGTTCTCCTTTCCCTTATTTTACTTCTCGGCTGTAACATGTGCTGCTGTGTTGCTGCAGACAGCTGGATCAGTCttagtttggaatttttttttcatttttcattatcatATCATGCTTTTAGTGTTCTCTAGTTTATTGGTGGTTCTCCCTTTGAATATCTTGAGCAATGTCAGTTTTTTGGGTTGcttttggaggaagaaaaatgataTACTAAGAAGTGTAAAGAAAAAGGGAACTAAATAAAACCACAGTGCATAAAATTATTGATGCTTATGTCCATCTAAATCAATGTCTCAACAAATCAAAGTTAATCTCTTAATTCAGTTAATATACATGCATTAAATTAATATTGATTAGGCATTGCTAAGGAGTACACCAATGTTTCCCATTAACTTCTTAGCAAGACCTGAATGAGAATTTGTGTAATGTTTTTGAGGATGAAAGTTCTGAAAGTTTGAGACTGAAATCCTCCTCAGTCAGAGAGAAGTGGGGATGAGGGCCTGCCTAACCAGCTTTTACAAATCGAGTTGGTCTATCAGGGCCTTATTCTGCTGGGGCTTCTTTTAGCTCTGAGGCTAGAAAGGTGGCATTTGTTTTGGATTTCAGATTCCTAAATTATTCATAAGAAACAAAGTGGGTTATTGTGTTTCTTGTAAGGGTCTGGTAGTTGAAAGTGCATGGTGATATTTCTGAGTATaccaagagaaaaatgagaatatcTCAAACAATTCACAAGTAATGAAGATTTGCTGAATTTGTATATATGTTGGTTCTCCCTGCCTATCCCATCTCTTTTGACTTTGCAGGTCTTATTTTGGAAGAGAATTTGAAGTCTTTTGTCACAATTATCTGGACTCTCGCAAAGTTGAAGAAGATAAGAATCACTGGGAGATAATTACAGGAAATCCTGGTCCTGAAGATGGCACAATGCCTGAAAGACCCAAGGCTCTCCCAGAAGGGTATGAGAATAAATTAGTTTCATGAAAAGACAAAGGATATAAAAGCCCAAGACCAAAGCCTGAGAGATGAGACTGAttattgtttctttctctttatattttagagatgtttattttaaaaatggaaattaaagtCTGCCATTAGTAATATTGCATAATCTCATTAACTCATCAAGGTTATAGTGGGCAAAAAACTCTTAAAACTTGATGAACCACATGTAAAAAATTGTAAATGAGGAAAGgctccttttcccattttcacaTTCACCAATGACAAAAGCTGTCAGAACCCAGGAAGCCTAATAGATTTCCATTAAATTACTGGCTCTCAGAGTATATTTAACCAATTCTTCCAAAGCCAAACCAGTGtcacaatttttaaaagggtGAGTGGACAGTTTCCAAAGCActgaaaaccaaacacacacaaagttATCATGGGATGCTTTGACATTTAAAGTTCATCTGAAAGAAAGTTGGTTGCTGAGTTTGTTCCACCCTCCATCAAGCAAAACATTGCAGATTATTAAATTACAAGttagacttttttattttgagattaTCTTCTAATTCATGGATATAAATTGCACATTTTCACAATGGATTGATCTAAGTCTGTTTATATTTTGTAGATATTAAAGTTTAGTAGATAAAGTTTTGtagataattaattttaataagaCTTAAACTGCAGGAATGCACTGTAGTGTTTCTAATTTGGCCATTAGACTTTTCCTGGTATTAGATGCAGCTATTTCAACTCTAAGTCTCTTAACTCTGGGTCAAATGTTGGAAACAAGAAGAGGCTTTAAaccaaaagcatttctgaaaggaaGCTTCGTGTAAACTCATGTAGGAATGAGGACTGGGTGGGCAGGGTGCCTGGGCTGGCTGATGTTTTGGGTAGGagtatttgtgtgtgtgagtggAAGGAAAGCAATGCACCCTGTACAAAAACAAGTTTTGCAAAGACttggaggaaaaacaaagaaataaacagataCAGAAATGAGTAAAAAAGCAGGTAATGTTGGAATTTGGTTCTGATTAAAAGTGGCTTGGAGACTTGTGTGTTTTGATCACTTTGTGCTCATTAGAAAGGATTTCTTGAGCTGAAAATAAACAGGATTGAATCAATATTCCTGATTCCATTAGCAGTGTAAAACCCACAGATTTGTGCACAGCTCTTATATCATATCATACATATTTATAATTCATCTAATTCACCGTAACAGACACTTACccatttcccaatttttttttaaagccgGTTTTTGCACGTTTTAATATTGTCCACACGATGGCAGCACAATTTCTAAACAGCACAATTCCTGCCGTGTCTGTAAAAGAGCCTGAGATGTTCAAATCCAAACGAGTCCCTGAAACAATGCCACAGAAGGAAACCAAGTTAAAACACACTTGAATTCTAGGCTAGGATATGTCATTAAAGTTATAGCATCTTTTTGGAAAATCAAGTTAAGCACAAAGGTAGACAGAGCAATGCAGGACATTGTGTATTGCATTCAATCAACTCCTTTATATTAATGAGAACATTAAGTAATTTGTAACAAAAGCATAATTAGAGTAAGTTAGgagctttttctttcactttctaTGTAAAGATATGAAACTTGATGTGTGACAAGCAATGCATATTTTTATAGGGCTATTGCCATTCCTTTTGCcaatttacagaaattaaaattattcccATTTTCACAACAGTCTGACATAATTCTGCTTTGATTCTGTAGGTACTAAACTAGGAAAAATCAGGCTGTGTAGAGTGCACTGTAGGGTTGGTAATTTATCCATTTTCTGATAAACACAGGATTTATTATAAAGAATGATGGGATTGAATATTAGTGGAGAGTATGAACAATCCTGCTATTGCCAGTTAGAGTCACAATATTTCTGGTGGTTAAGGCAATGGAGACCTGAACCACACCCCAGACCTGACCACTGTGTTGCTTTTTCTTGTCCTAATAGTGCATATCATGAAATAAGGGCAGtgcccttttccctcctttgcaATGCACTTTGTTTTTTGTAGGTGTATGGCACAGTCATGTATTTAAAAAGCTTTCAATGCTTCTTCCAAATTCCAATATGGATAGCTCCACAAAGTACATTGTGGGCAGATAAAACTCACTTTGCCTCCATCCCAGACAGCTCAAAAGCTGTTAGGATGAAGCTGGTCCTGAGCTATTAGTCCTTGCTGAGGGCCAGAGTGCATTAGTCCAAATTTAGTGCTGGGTTACAATAGCTTTTCACAGGCCTGAGGCACAGAGAGTGCTCATATCTGCACGTTTTGCTCTGCAGTTGGGTGCTAGCAGCACAATATTGAAGTAAAGAAGAGAACTCAGAgtcagcaaagaaaagctgaCTGGTTAACTCACACTTaacactggaaaatgaaaatccagCTTAAATATGCCTTTTCACTTCCCTCTCTTCCACGTTCTTCCCCAGCTCATatttcacatcacatcacttCTCTGCCATGTTGTCAAGCCCAAATGTACTGATTTACTGTGGTTATAAAGTGCTCTTCTAGCACTCAGCACAAGCTCTTGGCCTCACACCTAATCACATCAGTatcctcagagctgcttttctgttcaGTGATTGTCATCAAGTATTGTTTTAGCTCAGACAGCTGATAGAGGAGGAAGCCATATGCAGATTTAGTAACTGAATAAAAcatctgaggggaaaaaaggcacaGAGAACATTACAATAAAATTCTACACATCAGTGGAAGAAAATATCCAAGCACTGGAAAATTTGGTGGAGTTGGCAGGTAAGAGGGTGATTTTGCTAACATCTGTGCCCACTCACCCTAAATTAATATTGCACGTCTGTTGTAATTTGAGTGGGGTGGGTGTGAAATGATCTTTTAAAACCATAGTTGTTGTTTTAGAAACACTTAAGACTTCAATGTACGAAAATTGAGCTAGGAggccacaaaataaaaaaaaatacagatgtgatatgcaaaatgcattaaatacaGGTCAAGATTGTGAAATCTCTGTGTCAGTTTGTCAGCTACATTTCTCTTCTAACTATATTCTGCTTTAGGCTTTGTCCCAGATCTTGTATCCACTCTCTGCCTGACCTGCCTTGCTTCCTTGCCTGAACACAGCACAGAGGGGCAAGCCTTGTTCTGTCAGCTCCCCTCTTCATGCTAGTTTGACTTTGCCCTGGAAGCTGTAAAAGGGAATCTAATCCTCAACACTCGATCCTCCTGGCAAAGAGGAGGAGTGGGAAAATCTGTCACTTTGCTGGATGTGTGCTGTGTCAGCAGGGATATGAGCAGCCATAAGGATATAAACTGCAGGATTTGCATGATAAATTAGCATTACTGACAAGAAGAGGGATAACTTGGCATAAAGACACAGGGAAACCCTTCcactttggggttttgggggatttttttggtcaACGCTGTGTGCAGAGGGTATGCAATGAAACAATTGacacttttcttcccttttttttccactgctgggCTTGTACAAGGCAACATTCACtcaacagaagaaaactgtCAGTATAGTGCTAGAAAGTATTGCTATAACTGAGGCAACTTCTCTGGAGAAGTTTCTATATTTTCTGGCAAGGAGGACTCAAAGCACAGCAGAATAGgcacaaacatttaaaaatgcctgATGACATTAATGCCCACATTCAGTGATGAAATTAATTCATACACATGAATCTCTGCTCTAAGTTTATACAAAAAACTCAGAGAGCTCATTTCCCAACATCTGTTAAATGCTGCTTCGTGCAATACgtc
The DNA window shown above is from Serinus canaria isolate serCan28SL12 chromosome 10, serCan2020, whole genome shotgun sequence and carries:
- the CFAP161 gene encoding cilia- and flagella-associated protein 161; its protein translation is MASYRLGVRIGNWLEDEIAQQDLLKDFIRKREKGQLFVQRLARLKENIFKKVELSVSSDGFVHFGDTVLLVNPDSKSSEERDPELRGDVTLAVDMEEVSLYSDEPLQISRGLSAVKRVDPIGRNAFCIVSVDGSAVGEPLRYGQNFLLGTKGGVSDKLFYLASDHKTFRDFANKSRLQKVFLTAELSYLTFWQAKCLDPQLRLEHEGFPVPAETKIVITHCYTNRNLAVPRTFCVWSYFGREFEVFCHNYLDSRKVEEDKNHWEIITGNPGPEDGTMPERPKALPEGYENKLVS